The DNA segment CCCGGTCATCGACCCGCCAAGAGGGCAGCACCCGGTCCAGGGCGTTCACCCGGTGCGCCAGCAACTTCCCTGCGCTGTGCTTGGAGCGCTGGGTGGTGAGCCAGTGGGCCAGCGCCCACTCCGAGCCCGGGCCCCGACGGGTCTCGTTCCGCGGTGAGTGCGGGCGGCGGTGGTGCTCAGCCAGGAACGCCTCGAGCTGGGCCAGCCGGGCCCGCCACCGCCGGTCCGTGTCCGCGTAGCCGGCCGGCCGGGGCACCGGCCGGTCATGCACCCACAGAGGCACTGGGGCCGGCCCGCCACGGATCACCTCGCCGCGGCGGCGCACGTAATCACGCACGTACTTGGCGTCCGTGTCATTCAGCCGGGCAATGACCGCGTACGGCACTCCGGCATCGGCCATCATCACCCACTCCGGATGCGCCCGCGGTGTCCTGCCCACCCTCGAGAGGCTACCCGGCAGCACATGCCGCGCTGACCGGGACGGCCCGGCCTGTGGAGAACCACGGTGGGGGTCCTCGCCTGCTCGGACCCCCACACGCGGACGGCCGTGACCGGCCGGCTCTCCGCCCTGGGACGGCGGGACGACGCCGTCCCCGGCCCCGGCCCTGACGGGCCGGTACATACCCGTTTTTTGCTGCTGTCCTGGCGGATGATACGTCCCGGCTCCGCCCGGACAAGCCCCTGCGCTACCGCTCCGGAGCCGGGCCCGGGGACAACTCCGGCTCGGCGCTCCCTCGTGCCTCGGTCCCTTATTTCCTCCCCGAACTTCTCCCCGGGCCCGCCCTGACGGGTTGCTCCGGGCTGCGTCCGGGACCAGCGAGCGAGCTCGCCAGCAGGCAAAAGACACGAGGGAGAGGACCAACCCACCATGAACACCCTGGACGACTACTGGGCCGCTTGCGAGGCCGAGATGGCCGCACTCACCCACGCCCGGCCGACCACCGCCGCCGAGGTCATCACCATCCTGCGGGACTACGACCCCATGGGCCCGGCCGGGGCCAGCGGGGATGGGTTCTTCAGCCCCGCCAACGCCGGACACACCCTCTACGGGCCCCTGCTGCCCGCCGGGTGGACCTTCGACTGGATCACCGCCGACTACCACTGGCAACTCACCCACCCCCACACCGGCGACACCCTCACCTATTGCGAAGGCGACGTCTACGCCAACACCCCCCAACCCACACCCTGACCCCCGCCGGACACCACCCACCACCGAGCGCAGCGCCTCGAGGCCGGGGCCGCCGAACCCACCGAGGGGACGGTGGCCCCGGCCCCAAAGGGTCCGCACTTCACAGCCAAGCCCACCGCCCTAGAACACGTACGGCCGCCACCGACCACGCCCCGAAGGAGTCCCCGCCATGAGCCGGCACGCGATCTACGACAGCCTCCACGACAACAGCGCCGACATCCTCACCCCGCCCTGCCCCTTCTGCGGCCAGCAAGGGTGGATCACCATCCCCCAGACCGGAGCCGACGCCCTGGCCGAGGGCCACCTGGTCCAGGACGCCCTGCCCGGGCTCGAGGCGCGGCTGCGTGAGCAGATCATCAGCGGCACCCACCCCCGCTGCGCCCCCGGCGCCCAGTTCGGCGACGGCATCGACCCCGCCCTGTTCCGCTAACCGCCCGACCCGACCGACCGTGTCCACCCGGAGTGATACCCCGGAGGGGACGACGGAGCGAAGGAGACAAGCCCCGATGACCACCCTCACCGTCTACACCACCGGCCCGGCCTGCATGCAATGCCGGCTCACCAAGAACGCCCTGGCCACCGCAGGAGTGCCCTTCGAGGAGGTCGACGTCCGCCGCACCCCAGCAGCCCTCGACTACATCCAAACTGAGCTCGGCTACACCCAGGCTCCCGTCGTCGTGGTCACCGACGACGACCACTGGTCAGGGTTCCAGCCTGACCAGATCCACCGCATCACCACCACCCTGGCGCGGCGCCCCTGACCGCCCCTCCCAGGGTGGGAGCACTCGCCGCGGCCCCTCGGTGCCACGCACGCCAGCTTGCTAGCAAGCAAGCGTGCAAGCTCAGGGTCGGTTCTTCCCGAGTCGACCCAGCGCGGCGTTGGGCGCACGTCACGGCCGGCGCGGGCGGGCCCTCCGGCCGCGCCGGCCGTGACGGCCTAGGGCCTCTCCCCAAGCTGAACGGCGAGCTTGGACCTCGCCGCGTGCTGGGCCGGACGGATCAGTGCTGCTACCGAGGTCGGCAGACGTATCCTCGAGCGGTGGCATGGGCAAAACGAGCCGGCGGGACCGGCACCGGAACCTACGGGAGCGGGACGACCGCGGAGGGCGCGGGCACCCCGGTTGTTGACCCACCGGCCTTCTCGGCCACGAACCCCGCCGTCCGCGCTCCGTACCGGCGCGAGCCCTACGTCCGGGCCCAGTTGCCCGACCGCGGAGCCGTGGACGCCAAGGCCCTGTTCTGGTCTGGCACCCATGTGCTGATCCACTGGCAGGTCGACCACGGCGTCGAGGTCCACAACGCCTGGATTCCCGCCTCTTGGGTCACCAGGATCCGTCCCGAGGACTCCTCCTGGCAGGACCCCTACGACCAGCCTGGCCCCTAGCGGAGCACCCCTCGAACTCCGGACGCTGGCCCCGATGCCGGGCCGTCGCCACGTCCCCCGGTCGTGGCTGGAGAAGTGAAGCCAGAGGGGGCGTCCTCGCAGCGGGCCGTTTCCGACTAACCGTGTCCGGCAGGCCGCCTACCATGGCCGGACAGCCATCATCCCTAGTCCGCCGGGAGTAGTACACAACCGGCGGGAGGGCTCAGTTCCGGTGCGGCGCACCCCGCGCCGGAATGGGGCTGTGCCGGCTGCCGCCCGTGCCCGGGGAGGGCGGCGTCGGGACTGTTGGCCTCGGGCAGCACTGAGGGGACATCGCCATGAGGCTCATCCGTTCGATCACCATCCCGGCCGCGGCCCTCGCCGTGGCCCTGGCTGCCACCGGCTGCACCGGCACCGACACCACCACGTCCACGAGTCCGACCACCGCCGCCTCCACGACGGCCGCGGCGCCGAGCACGCCGTCGGCGGCTGCAGCGTCCTCCTTCCCCACTGAGACCGCCAGTGAAACCGCGTCGGCCTCCGCCTCGGCCACTCCGGCCCGCACGGCCAGTCCCAAGGCGGCGACCTCCTCCGCGGCCGCGGCCACCCCGTCGGTCCAGGAGACCATGAAGGCGCCGGCAGGCACCGCCCTGGCCGCGTTGGAGGAGTTGGCGGTGAAGGGTAGGGCCCCGAAGACCGGGTACGACCGGGAGCAGTTCGGTCCGGCCTGGGCGGACACCGACCGCAACGGCTGCGACACCCGCAACGACATGCTCGCCCGCGACCTGGCCGGTGAGACGTTCAAGCCCGGCACGCACGACTGCGTGGTGCTCACCGGGGTGCTGGATGACCCGTACACGGCCACCGAGATCCACTTCGTGCGCGGCCAGGACACCTCCAATGACGTGCAGATCGACCACGTGGTATCCCTGTCCGACGCCTGGCAGAAGGGCGCCCAGCAGCTTTCGACCTCGGAGCGGACGGCGTTCGCCAATGACCCGCTGAACCTGCTTGCCGTGGACGGGCCGGCCAATGCGCAGAAGTCCGACGCCGACGCCGCGTCCTGGCTGCCGGCCAACAAGTCCTTCCGCTGCGAGTTCGTGGCCCGGCAGATCGCGGTCAAGGCCGAGTACGCCCTGTGGGTCACCTCCGCGGAGAAGGACGCCATGACCCGGGTCCTGTCGGACTGCCCCGAGCAGGCCCTGCCCACCGACGCCACCGCGGCCCAGCCCTACTCCATCACGACCCGTTCCACCCACTCCCCCGCACCCACGCCGACACCCACGACCGCCGCACCCGCTCCGTCGAAGACGTACACGCCGGCCCCGATGAAGACCTACACGCCCGCCCCGGTGCCCACCACCCAGGCCGCCGAGGCGGCTGGCACGGACCCGCGGTTCAGCAGCTGCGCCAAGGCCAAGGCCGCCGGCTACGGCCCGTACGTGGTCGGTACCGACCCCGAGTACCACTGGTACCGCGACGGCGACAGCGACGGCATCAACTGCGAGTGACGCCCCCCGCGGGGACTGTAAGAAAAACGGTGTGTGAGGGTCCGGCCTGATCCGAAAGGAGACGGCCGTGACTGACACGACCGAGGCAACAGAGGCGATGATCGATCCCGTGACCGGAGAGATCATCGATCAGAAACAACTCGCCGAACAACTGCTCGCCCAGGCCAAGGAGCAAGGCGTGAGCCTGGTCGGCCCCGGCGGGCTGCTCAACCAGCTGACGAAGAACGTGCTGGAAACGGCGCTCGAGGCGGAGCTGACTGAGCACCTCGGCCACGAGCATGGTGAGGTGCCGATCGCGGAGAATATGCGCAACGGCACGAGATCGAAGACGGTGTTGACCGAGATCGGCCCCGTGCAGATCGAGGTGCCGCGGGATCGGGAGGGGTCCTTCGAGCCGGTGATCGTGCCCAAGCGCAAACGGCGCCTGGACGGGATCGACCAGATCGTGCTGTCCCTCTCGGCTCGGGGTTTGACGACCGGGGAGATCGCCGCGCACTTCGAGGAGGTCTACGGAGCCACCGTCTCCAAGGACACCATCTCCAGGATCACCGAGAAGGTCGCCGGGGAACTCGCGGAGTGGTCCGCCCGGCCGCTGGACTCGCTCTACCCGGTGATCTTCGTCGACGCCATTGTGGTCAAGGTCCGGGACGGTCAGGTGCGCAACACCCCGTTCTACGTGGTCATGGGCGTCACCACCAATGGAGAACGCGACATCCTCGGGATCTGGGCCGGTGACGGCGCCGAGGGCGCCCGGTTCTGGCTGCAGGTCTTCTCCGAACTGAAGAACCGGGGCGTGGAGGATGTGCTCATCGCCGTGTGCGATGGGCTCAAGGGCCTGCCGGAGGCGATCACGACCACCTGGGAGCGGACGGTGGTCCAGCAGTGCATCGTGCATCTGATCCGCAACAGCTTCCGCTACGCCGGCCGACAGCACCGCGACGGGATCGTCAAGGCCCTCAAGCCGGTCTACACCGCCCCGAGCGAGCAAGCGGCGAAGGACCGCTTCGCCGAGTTCAGGGACGAGTGGGGTCAGCGGTATCCGGCGATCGTGCAGCTCTGGGAGTCCTCGTGGGCGGAGTTCGTGCCGTTCCTGGAGTACGACGTGGAGATCCGCCGGGTGATCTGCACGACCAACGCGATCGAGTCGATCAACGCCCGCTACCGCCGGGCGGTCCGCGCCCGGGGCCACTTCCCGAACGAGGCAGCCGCCCTGAAGTGTCTGTATCTCGTCACCCGGTCCCTTGATCCCACCGGCGGCGGGAGGGCACGCTGGGTGATGAGGTGGAAGCCGGCGCTCAACGCCTTCGCGATCACCTTCGCCGGACGGTTCGAGAGAACCACTCACTGATGAAAACCGCCGGACCCCACACACCCTTTATCGGACAGTCCCGTCCCTAGCGCTCTAATCCTTCGTGGGGTCAGGCGCTGAGGCCGAGGGTGAGTTCGGTGTCGGTGTCCACTTCGTCTCCGGTGTTGCTCACGGTGGTGCGGCGGCAGCGCGGCAGGAAATCGAGGTGGCCATACGGGCTGTGTCTCGATCCGAAATGCCTCGGGTAGGGGTTTATGCGGCGTGCGGCATGCCGGTAACTACTTCGCCGGTCGCCCTGGAGTCCTCGCGCAACAGCCAGCCCATTCTCTTATGGGTGCGGACTCCCACGTCGGACTCCACTACTTGTGCCCCCGGTGCTGCCGCCTGGAGGCCGGCCTCGACGTCGGCGATATCCGCCGGTGCGCGTAGCCACAGGAAGAAGGTCAGGTTGGCGTCTCCGGTCGTGGAGGCGCACAACCGCAGTGTGCGGCGGGAGCGCAGATACTGTACGGCCGCGTCGAGCTGGGCCGGGGGTATCCGCACGTACCACTGGCAGGCGACCGGGTATCCGGAGTGTTCCTGCGCCAATTCGCAGCGCAGGGCCACCACGCCGCTTTCTAATGCCTCGCGCAATTGACGGGCGGCCGTCGTCGGATGTGTGCCGGTAGCCGCCGCGATGTCCGCAGCGGTCGCGCGCCCGTCGCGGGCCAGCACGGCCAAGGTCTTCTCGAGATGTGGGGGCGTCGCGCCGGCGGGACGGACCACGTCAACGTGGAGGGCGGTGACACGGCGTTGTTGCTCGGGGGAGAGGACATCCAACCGCCAGTTGCCGCCGGTGGAGAAGAGCCTGGTCGCCACGGTCATTTGTGTGCGCGTGACATCGGGGTCCGCCCGGACCTTGGGCAACACCTGGCGGGTGAGGGACTGCCAGTTTCGCGCGACGACGGTCAGGCGCGCGTCCCAGGCTCGGGCTGCCTCTTCCACGGTGTCGATTTCCGGTGCCGCGCATAGTCGCTCGAGCACCTCCACCCTGCTTCCCGGGCGGCACTCCACGTTGATGAAGGCCACGTGTCCGTGCACGCCGGCGGCGCCCAGGTGGCCGGTGATCCAGGCCCGGCCGTCAGCAGTGAGACGGCTCCAGCGGGCAGCGAGCGTCGCCGGGTGCCGCCGCAGCGCGGTGCCGAGTTGGGCCCAGGAGGCCCGGGGGGCGATTTGGAGAGCGTGGACCAGTTCGAGGTCATCGGGAGGCAACTCCATGCAGGAATCTTCGGTCAACCGAGCGATTCATGCAACTTTCCTACTGTACGGATAGAACGTGATGCGCGTCGCCTCATCCTCATGTATTAGCCCGTCACCGAAAGGACATCCCGTGGCCATCTCCATTTCCTCCGCCGACCGCGCCGCCTCACTGCTCGAAGACTCCGGTGCCCTCGCCGATGACGTCGCCGAACTGCGGCACCGGCTCCACGCAGAACCCGAGATCGGACTTGACCTGCCGCGCACCCAGGAGAAAGTACTCGACGCCCTGGACGGACTGGGATACGAAATCTCGACCGGTACTGAGACCACTTCCGTGACTGCCGTGCTGCGCGGCACCGCGGCGACTGCAGACGACGGCCGCGACGGTCGCGACGGTCGCCCTACCGTGTTGCTGCGCGCCGACATGGATGCCCTGCCGGTGCAGGAGAAAGCGAATGTTCCCTACGCATCGCGTACCGACGGCGTGATGCACGCCTGCGGGCATGACCTGCACACGGCCATGCTGGCCGGTGCGGCGCGGCTCCTCTCGGCCCGTCGTGACCAGCTGGCCGGGGACGTGGTGCTCATGTTCCAGCCCGGGGAGGAGGGCCACGACGGTGCAGCCGTCATGATCCGCGAGGGAGTCCTAGACGCGGCCGGCCGCCGCCCGGACGCCGCCTATGGAATGCACGTCATGAGCGGCAAACTCGCCGCCGGCGGCACTTTCCTCTCTCGCCCCGGTTCCACCATGAGCTCATCCGATGGCCTGGTCGTGACGGTCCATGGCGCTGGCGGCCACGGG comes from the Citricoccus sp. SGAir0253 genome and includes:
- a CDS encoding helicase associated domain-containing protein; translation: MGRTPRAHPEWVMMADAGVPYAVIARLNDTDAKYVRDYVRRRGEVIRGGPAPVPLWVHDRPVPRPAGYADTDRRWRARLAQLEAFLAEHHRRPHSPRNETRRGPGSEWALAHWLTTQRSKHSAGKLLAHRVNALDRVLPSWRVDDRAIENEAKWRLTLVEVLRFHQEHGRLPVGTRGVEAREQALATWLRNQRVDHQAGELSAERAHWLDGQLPGWRHPGS
- a CDS encoding glutaredoxin domain-containing protein, with the translated sequence MTTLTVYTTGPACMQCRLTKNALATAGVPFEEVDVRRTPAALDYIQTELGYTQAPVVVVTDDDHWSGFQPDQIHRITTTLARRP
- a CDS encoding DUF1524 domain-containing protein, which translates into the protein MRLIRSITIPAAALAVALAATGCTGTDTTTSTSPTTAASTTAAAPSTPSAAAASSFPTETASETASASASATPARTASPKAATSSAAAATPSVQETMKAPAGTALAALEELAVKGRAPKTGYDREQFGPAWADTDRNGCDTRNDMLARDLAGETFKPGTHDCVVLTGVLDDPYTATEIHFVRGQDTSNDVQIDHVVSLSDAWQKGAQQLSTSERTAFANDPLNLLAVDGPANAQKSDADAASWLPANKSFRCEFVARQIAVKAEYALWVTSAEKDAMTRVLSDCPEQALPTDATAAQPYSITTRSTHSPAPTPTPTTAAPAPSKTYTPAPMKTYTPAPVPTTQAAEAAGTDPRFSSCAKAKAAGYGPYVVGTDPEYHWYRDGDSDGINCE
- a CDS encoding IS256 family transposase, with protein sequence MIDPVTGEIIDQKQLAEQLLAQAKEQGVSLVGPGGLLNQLTKNVLETALEAELTEHLGHEHGEVPIAENMRNGTRSKTVLTEIGPVQIEVPRDREGSFEPVIVPKRKRRLDGIDQIVLSLSARGLTTGEIAAHFEEVYGATVSKDTISRITEKVAGELAEWSARPLDSLYPVIFVDAIVVKVRDGQVRNTPFYVVMGVTTNGERDILGIWAGDGAEGARFWLQVFSELKNRGVEDVLIAVCDGLKGLPEAITTTWERTVVQQCIVHLIRNSFRYAGRQHRDGIVKALKPVYTAPSEQAAKDRFAEFRDEWGQRYPAIVQLWESSWAEFVPFLEYDVEIRRVICTTNAIESINARYRRAVRARGHFPNEAAALKCLYLVTRSLDPTGGGRARWVMRWKPALNAFAITFAGRFERTTH
- a CDS encoding Lrp/AsnC ligand binding domain-containing protein; amino-acid sequence: MELPPDDLELVHALQIAPRASWAQLGTALRRHPATLAARWSRLTADGRAWITGHLGAAGVHGHVAFINVECRPGSRVEVLERLCAAPEIDTVEEAARAWDARLTVVARNWQSLTRQVLPKVRADPDVTRTQMTVATRLFSTGGNWRLDVLSPEQQRRVTALHVDVVRPAGATPPHLEKTLAVLARDGRATAADIAAATGTHPTTAARQLREALESGVVALRCELAQEHSGYPVACQWYVRIPPAQLDAAVQYLRSRRTLRLCASTTGDANLTFFLWLRAPADIADVEAGLQAAAPGAQVVESDVGVRTHKRMGWLLREDSRATGEVVTGMPHAA
- a CDS encoding M20 family metallopeptidase; this translates as MSISSADRAASLLEDSGALADDVAELRHRLHAEPEIGLDLPRTQEKVLDALDGLGYEISTGTETTSVTAVLRGTAATADDGRDGRDGRPTVLLRADMDALPVQEKANVPYASRTDGVMHACGHDLHTAMLAGAARLLSARRDQLAGDVVLMFQPGEEGHDGAAVMIREGVLDAAGRRPDAAYGMHVMSGKLAAGGTFLSRPGSTMSSSDGLVVTVHGAGGHGSAPFLAKDPVTVAAEMVLALQAMVTRQFDVFDPVVLTVGLLHAGTQRNVIPDTARFEATIRSFSSQAKARLKSSLPRLLESIAAAHGLEVTVDYIEEYPLTVADAAETRFARSAVEELFGPGRYQELPNPLAGSEDFSRILAEVPGSFLFLSAVPNGADHEGAPYNHSPYAVFDDSVLADGTALYARLALDRLASATC